AAGCTGTTTCCTAGGAAATTAATCTGCATTATACCAGTCCTCGTAGTCACTCGACGCGTCACCCATATAGCTCGTAATTATGGCGGCAAAGAGGAAGGCAGCGTCCATGGCGCCCGAGGACGACGACCCCATAGATCCATCTGATGAGCTCATGTTTCTTTGCCTTGGCGGTGGTAACGAAGTCGGCCGCTCATGTCACATCATCCAGTACAAGGGCAAGACGGTCATGGTGCGCATACGATCCGCATCTCATGCGCCAACTATGCTAATACGAGACAGCTCGATGCCGGTATGCATCCTGCGCACGAAGGCTTGTCCGCCATGCCCTTTTACGACGACTTCGATCTCAGCACTGTAGATGTGCTACTAATATCACAGTATGTATACGCGTGTCCTGCTTGTCATGGTAGTTGGGGTTTGGCGCATCACTGGAGTCGGAACATGAGCGCGCAAAGGGCACTCGCACTTCAGCGACTTGTATATCACTATCAATGGAATTATATTTGCATCCTCCCCTTCGACTTCGATGATGTGCCATTCCTCGGTTCCCACGCACCCATCTACCACTTTGGTCTCTTTAGATTGTCCTTGTATTCGAGCAATCGTCCAGTGTGCTAACAATAGCTAGTTTTCACGTCGACCATGCCGCTTCTCTGCCCTACGTGCTTGCTAAGACGAACTTCAAGGGCCGCGTCTTCATGACACATCCCACCAAGGCCATCTACAAGTGGCTTATCCAAGACTCTGTCCGCGTGGGCAACATGTCAAGCAATTCCGAGACCAAGATACAAATGTACACTGAAGCCGACCATCTCAACACCTACCCGATGATTGAGTCCATCGACTTTTATACTACACACACTGTAGCTGGTGTCCGGATTACACCATATCCCGCAGGCCACGTATTAGGAGCAGCCATGTTCCTGATGGAGATTGCAGGTCTGAAGATATTGTTCACTGGAGACTACTCGCGAGAGGATGACCGACATTTGGTATCGGCCTCTGTACCAGCTGGCGTCAAGGTTGATGTGCTCATCACCGAGTCAACCTTTGGTATTTCAATGCACACGCCGCGTGTTGAGCGAGAAGCACAGCTTATGAAGGCAATCACCGACGTTCTCAACCGCGGTGGCCGAGCTCTTCTCCCAGTTTTCGCTCTAGGCCGAGCTCAAGAGCTGTTGCTTATCCTGGATGAATATTGGAGCAAGCATCCAGAGGTCCAAAAGATACCCATCTACTACAACTCCAGCTTAGCCCGGAAGTGTATGCAAGTCTACCAAACCTACGTCTCCGCCATGAACGACAACATCAAGCGTCTGTTCGCTGAGCGGATGGCTGAAGCGGAGGCTGCAGGAGACACTGGACGACGTGGAGCTTGGGACTTTAAGTTTGTGAGGTCACTCAAGAGTCTTGAACGTTTTGATGACTTGGGAGGTTGTGTCATGCTTGCTTCGCCTGGTATGATGCAATCTGGTACTTCTCGTGAGCTGCTTGAGAGATGGGCACCCGATCCAAGGAACGGTGTCATCATTACCGGTTATTCCGTCGAAGGCACAATGGCGAAGCAAATCGTTCACGAGCCAGATCAAATTCCTG
The sequence above is a segment of the Pyrenophora tritici-repentis strain M4 chromosome 3, whole genome shotgun sequence genome. Coding sequences within it:
- a CDS encoding YSH1, exonuclease beta-lactamase fold involved in RNA processing; the encoded protein is MAAKRKAASMAPEDDDPIDPSDELMFLCLGGGNEVGRSCHIIQYKGKTVMLDAGMHPAHEGLSAMPFYDDFDLSTVDVLLISHFHVDHAASLPYVLAKTNFKGRVFMTHPTKAIYKWLIQDSVRVGNMSSNSETKIQMYTEADHLNTYPMIESIDFYTTHTVAGVRITPYPAGHVLGAAMFLMEIAGLKILFTGDYSREDDRHLVSASVPAGVKVDVLITESTFGISMHTPRVEREAQLMKAITDVLNRGGRALLPVFALGRAQELLLILDEYWSKHPEVQKIPIYYNSSLARKCMQVYQTYVSAMNDNIKRLFAERMAEAEAAGDTGRRGAWDFKFVRSLKSLERFDDLGGCVMLASPGMMQSGTSRELLERWAPDPRNGVIITGYSVEGTMAKQIVHEPDQIPAIMTRASNTARRPGQRENEQTMIPRRCTVQEYSFAAHVDGKENMEFVQEVAAPVVILVHGEKGNMTRLKSKLLSFNAQKAIPTKIYSPANCEELRIPFKTDKIAKVVGKLASIAPPLPRSLTPGGSEIDQKGGKGDESERVDLISGVLIQNDFKISLMAPEDLKEYAGLTTTTILCRQHLTLSAAGIDLIRWALEGTFGAIKESSLTDAAVNGKMNGAENGHKEEEADEEVNRTQTKFTIMDCVSVLVKNGGRVEVEWEGNVINDGIADAVLAVLFTVESSPAAVRRKYPELRAYITPSQRKT